A section of the Acanthochromis polyacanthus isolate Apoly-LR-REF ecotype Palm Island chromosome 13, KAUST_Apoly_ChrSc, whole genome shotgun sequence genome encodes:
- the LOC127536815 gene encoding uncharacterized protein LOC127536815 translates to MSISVHFTFHIVFWLVQDFVSCDNMKTSVDFVTVELGDHLTLNCTYNCSNGFVRGCWSKDISDCRQHVEAPFSKTNFCTKSLYLFNVSTEDLKKNYTCYTVDTEDPRLPQKTERIVVLQLQAQGNDQQWTVTPKSETKNASLPAQTNNSSGGEFTGIKVLATVTVLVATVLAALAVYLCLHRSKQNWNGKGEPIVSRSSSPQPPHAVLLPMKGTQSTQNERVTLRIPQADNDSDTEVPYADIMITVRGVSTPELTQVGYLTAGDQKEWWGDESRCHLQASRSADRLHVPQPREVSRKMSTNSEYAVITYA, encoded by the exons atGTCGATCTCAGTCCACTTCACCTTTCACATCGTTTTTTGGCTTGTACAAG ATTTTGTGAGCTGTGACAACATGAAGACCTCTGTTGATTTCGTGACTGTAGAATTGGGAGACCATCTTACATTAAACTGTACCTACAATTGCTCCAATGGATTCGTTCGTGGATGCTGGAGTAAAGATATCTCTGACTGTCGGCAGCATGTCGAAGCACCATTTAGCAAAACCAACTTTTGCACAAAGTCTCTTTATCTGTTTAATGTGTCCACTGAAGATCTCAAGAAGAACTACACGTGCTACACAGTAGATACAGAAGACCCTCGACTTCCGCAAAAAACAGAGCGTATCGTTGTACTTCAACTTCAAG ctcAAGGAAATGACCAACAGTGGACAGTCACCCCTAAGAGTGAaacaaaaaatg CCTCCCTTCCTGCTCAGACGAACAATTCAAGTGGAG GAGAATTTACAGGAATTAAGGTTCTTGCAACAGTTACAGTTTTAGTGGCCACAGTTCTTGCAGCACTGGCTGTTTATCTGTGTTTGCATCGGAGCAAACAGAACTGGAATGGTAAAG GGGAGCCTATTGTGTCGAGGTCAAG CTCACCACAACCTCCACATGCTGTTCTCTTACCAATGAAGG GGACACAGTcgacacaaaatgaaagagtGACTCTGAGGATTCCTCAAGCAG ATAATGACAGTGATACTGAAGTTCCATATGCTGACATAATGATCACTGTCCGCGGTGTCAGCACACCGGAGCTCACTCAGGTTGGATATTTGACTGCTGGAGATCAGAAAGAG TGGTGGGGAGATGAATCGAGGTGCCACCTGCAGGCCTCACGCTCAGCCGACAGACTGCATGTACCTCAGCCCAGAGAGGTCAGCCGCAAGATGAGCACCAACTCTGAGTATGCAGTCATCACATATGCCTGA